TCATCCCCCCGCAACCCACCCCCAATTCCTCTTTTCCCCCCCGACAAAGCTTTTCCTTTGAAACCGTTACTCTCGATCCTAGCGGTTTCGTGATCGAGCGCAATTCCCGCAGCGCCGAATACTACAGCGAAACCCTTGCGGGATTAGAGATGATTGCTATCCCTGCTGGCACTTTTATCATGGGGACACCGGACGGAGAAAAAGGAGACTTTACCGGTAGTGATAAACCCCAGCGCTTAGTCAAGCTGAACAGTTTTTACCTGAGTAAATACCCGATAACCCAAAAACAATGGCAAATTGTCGCTAATCTGCCCAAAATTAACCGCGATTTAAACCCCAATCCCTCCCACTTCCAAGGGGATAACTTACCCGTCGATAGCATCTCTTGGTATGATGCGATCGAGTTTTGCGATCGACTTGCCAAGGCCACCGGCAGAAACTATCGACTCCCAAGCGAGGCACAATGGGAATATGCTTGTCGTGCCGGCACTACCACACCCTTCTACTTTGGTGCCACCCTTACCAGTGAATTCGCTAACTACTATGCCATTAAATTTCCCTACGCAGTGGAAAGAGAGAGCGAATTTCGAGCTAAAACCACCCCTGTAGGCAGTTTTCCCCCAAATGCCTTCGGATTATACGATTTACATGGCAGTTTATACGAATGGTGTGCCGATCCTTGGCATCGCAACTATAAAAATGCTCCCAACGATGACCAAGTATGGCCGGCCGATCCTAATAGCACCGGCAATCGTTATCGCGTCCTGCGCGGAGGTGGTTGGGGGACAGAATTGAGGGAATGTCGCTCCGCCAGTCGGGGCCAATTTAGCCCCGATAATCGCTATAGTGTATTAGGATTCCGCATCGCCAGTAGTTAGCTCAAAATTCTGGTTTCAACAACTTTGCCGGTAAATTGTGCGTCTCTAAACCTGTTTTAGTCTGTGAGTGTAAGCGAGTGACCAACTGTCCACCCTATCCCTTTTTAACCACCCCCGTCGGCTCTTTGCAAATCCCTTTTTTAGAGCAAATTGAAGGAATTATTAGCAATAATAGTTATATTCTCAGGGATGAACCCCAGTTACTCAAATTATCTCTAGTTATTCCCACCTATAACGAGCGAGATAACGTTATTCCCCTAGTCGAGAATCTCAGTCAATTACTCGATCGAAAAATTCCAGGTCAGTATGAACTAATTATCGTCGATGATGACAGTCCCGATCGCACTTGGGAATTAGCCAGCAAATTAACCCCAGATTACCCGCAACTACGGGTGATGCGTCGTCAGGGAGAAAAAGGATTAGCGTCGGCAGTGGTGCGGGGTTGGCAAGGGTCAAGGGGTGAGATACTAGGAGTAATCGATGGAGATTTGCAACATCCCCCCGAAATTCTCTATAATCTCCTCGAAACTATCGAAAAAGGAGCGGATTTAGCTCTTGCTAGTCGTCACGTCGAAGGAGGAGGAGTGAGCGAGTGGAGTCTGCTGCGACGATTTCTCTCCCGCGGCGCTCAAATCCTTGGTTTAATTCTACTGCCAGAGGTGGTCGGTCGCGTCTCCGATCCCATGAGCGGTTACTTTATGGTCCGCCGTCAAGCGATCGCCGGTCTGATTCTCAATCCCACCGGTTACAAAATTTTACTAGAAGTCATCGGCAAAGGCCGCATCGAAACCATCGGAGAAGTGGGTTATGTCTTCCAAGAGCGCCTAGAGGGGGAAAGTAAGGTAACTTGGAAACAATGGCTAGAATATATCTTCCATCTGCTGCGTTTGCGCTCTCAAAAGCCATTAAGGTTTTTAGATGCAATTGTCAATCTACCTTTAGATAGATTTATTCGCTTCGGTTTAGTGGGATTAACCGGGGTTTTTGTCGATATGGCCTTTCTCTATCTTCTCAGTGATCCCGCCGCTTTGGGTTGGGGATTAACCCGCAGTAAAATCATCGCCGCCGAATTAGCAATTATTAATAATTTTATCTGGAATGATCGCTGGACTTTTGGCGATTTATCCGCTCGTCAACGGGGTTGGAATAAACGCTGGAAAAGATTTTTCAAGTTCAATTTGATCTGTTTAGCCGGTTTAATTTTAAACGTCTTGCTGCTCAACCTGCTCTTTAAT
This portion of the Microcystis aeruginosa NIES-2549 genome encodes:
- a CDS encoding formylglycine-generating enzyme family protein, translating into MIKVNRRKFCQWISLIGAGVGLAAILDRKNIFSPSTATAIIPPQPTPNSSFPPRQSFSFETVTLDPSGFVIERNSRSAEYYSETLAGLEMIAIPAGTFIMGTPDGEKGDFTGSDKPQRLVKLNSFYLSKYPITQKQWQIVANLPKINRDLNPNPSHFQGDNLPVDSISWYDAIEFCDRLAKATGRNYRLPSEAQWEYACRAGTTTPFYFGATLTSEFANYYAIKFPYAVERESEFRAKTTPVGSFPPNAFGLYDLHGSLYEWCADPWHRNYKNAPNDDQVWPADPNSTGNRYRVLRGGGWGTELRECRSASRGQFSPDNRYSVLGFRIASS
- a CDS encoding glycosyltransferase produces the protein MTNCPPYPFLTTPVGSLQIPFLEQIEGIISNNSYILRDEPQLLKLSLVIPTYNERDNVIPLVENLSQLLDRKIPGQYELIIVDDDSPDRTWELASKLTPDYPQLRVMRRQGEKGLASAVVRGWQGSRGEILGVIDGDLQHPPEILYNLLETIEKGADLALASRHVEGGGVSEWSLLRRFLSRGAQILGLILLPEVVGRVSDPMSGYFMVRRQAIAGLILNPTGYKILLEVIGKGRIETIGEVGYVFQERLEGESKVTWKQWLEYIFHLLRLRSQKPLRFLDAIVNLPLDRFIRFGLVGLTGVFVDMAFLYLLSDPAALGWGLTRSKIIAAELAIINNFIWNDRWTFGDLSARQRGWNKRWKRFFKFNLICLAGLILNVLLLNLLFNGLGINRYLANFIAIAIVTVWNFWVNLKLSWRVTK